The Aureimonas mangrovi genome includes a region encoding these proteins:
- a CDS encoding DUF1127 domain-containing protein → MAIGAFVRAMRNRRAALHIADLPDSLLADLGLKRDDVHEALATSWREDPTYRLADCARRRAPHA, encoded by the coding sequence ATGGCGATCGGCGCCTTCGTGCGTGCGATGCGCAACCGGCGCGCGGCCCTGCACATCGCCGACCTGCCGGACAGCCTGCTGGCCGATCTCGGCCTGAAGCGCGATGACGTGCACGAAGCGCTCGCGACTTCCTGGCGCGAAGATCCGACCTATCGCCTGGCCGACTGCGCGAGGCGCCGAGCCCCGCATGCGTGA
- a CDS encoding hemolysin family protein, with protein sequence MLFVNALIVLFLIILNGFFAMSELAVVSSRRARLQQMADEGSRGAQKALRLVDDPTSFLSTVQIGITLVGIIAGAYGGSAFAGPLAELLDPLPVVGAYAQGTAFALVVIVITYLSLILGELVPKRFALAYSERIASFVAPVMLTIAAVGAPIVWFLRVSTEAVSRLLGNRGVSESSVTEEEVKAMIAEGTQSGVFEQKEREMIEGVLRIADRSARSIMVPRPDVFWISIDDDPQVILDEVQASGHSRFPVSGEESDDIVGVVQAKDLLEQFRKTGGIDVRAALREPIYVNESMPALKLLDRFQSASTHIAIVLDEYGSFEGLVTPTDILAAIAGSLPEGLEEEYGIVRRADGSFLVDAGMPIDDVDRALDGLTFPRERDYETFAGFILERFGHIPEVGETIDYADWQFEVVDLDGRRVDKILATRRTEESTEESFSI encoded by the coding sequence ATGCTTTTCGTCAACGCGCTGATCGTTCTTTTCCTCATCATTCTCAATGGCTTCTTCGCCATGTCCGAACTGGCGGTCGTCTCCTCGCGCCGCGCACGCCTGCAGCAGATGGCCGACGAAGGCAGCCGCGGCGCCCAGAAGGCGCTGCGCCTCGTCGATGATCCCACGAGCTTCCTCTCGACGGTGCAGATCGGCATCACGCTCGTCGGCATCATCGCCGGCGCCTATGGCGGTTCGGCCTTCGCCGGCCCGCTCGCCGAACTTCTGGACCCGCTGCCGGTCGTCGGTGCCTATGCGCAGGGCACGGCTTTCGCGCTGGTCGTCATCGTCATCACCTACCTTTCGCTGATTCTCGGCGAGCTCGTCCCCAAGCGCTTCGCCCTCGCCTATTCCGAGCGCATCGCCTCCTTCGTCGCGCCCGTCATGCTGACGATCGCAGCCGTCGGCGCACCGATCGTCTGGTTCCTGCGCGTCTCTACGGAGGCCGTCTCTCGGCTCCTCGGCAATCGCGGGGTCAGCGAGAGTTCGGTGACGGAGGAGGAGGTGAAGGCCATGATCGCCGAAGGCACGCAAAGCGGCGTCTTCGAGCAGAAGGAGCGTGAGATGATCGAGGGCGTTCTGCGAATCGCCGATCGCAGCGCGCGTTCCATCATGGTGCCGCGCCCGGACGTCTTCTGGATCTCGATCGACGACGATCCGCAGGTCATCCTCGACGAGGTCCAGGCCAGCGGCCATTCGCGCTTTCCGGTCAGCGGCGAGGAATCGGACGACATCGTCGGTGTCGTCCAGGCCAAGGATCTGCTCGAGCAATTTCGCAAGACGGGCGGCATCGATGTTCGTGCAGCCCTTCGCGAGCCGATCTACGTCAACGAATCGATGCCCGCGCTGAAACTGCTCGACCGCTTCCAGAGCGCCAGTACTCATATCGCCATCGTCCTCGACGAGTACGGCTCCTTCGAGGGGCTGGTGACGCCGACGGACATCCTGGCCGCAATCGCCGGCTCGCTGCCGGAGGGCCTGGAGGAGGAGTACGGGATCGTTCGCCGTGCGGACGGCTCGTTCCTGGTGGATGCCGGCATGCCGATCGACGACGTCGACCGCGCGCTCGACGGACTCACCTTCCCCAGGGAGCGTGATTACGAGACCTTCGCCGGCTTCATCCTCGAGCGCTTCGGGCACATACCGGAGGTCGGCGAAACGATCGACTACGCCGACTGGCAATTCGAGGTGGTCGACCTCGACGGGCGCCGTGTCGACAAGATCCTCGCCACGCGTCGCACCGAGGAAAGCACGGAAGAGAGCTTCTCCATATGA
- a CDS encoding glutamate--cysteine ligase yields the protein MARDTTDLTPLTSIDELVAYMKAGEKPESAFRIGTEHEKFGYYADDLTPVPYEGERGIAALLEGIRGLSGWEAITDEGRIIGLAGPSGAGAISLEPGGQFELSGAPLETIHETCRESNAHLDDVRRVAGALGIKFFGLGSSPVWTMAETPRMPKSRYDIMARYMPKVGTRGLDMMFRTATIQVNLDFSSESDMARKMRIGMRLQPVASALFANSPFTEGRPNGLVSWRSDVWSDVDNARSGLLRFAFEPGFSYRDYVEWALDVPMYFVMREGRYVEATDVTFRQFLDGAMKGRIASPAPTMGDWINHLSTLFPDVRLKRFIEMRGADGGPWRRICALPAYWVGLLYDTAALEAVDAMTADWSFEEVAALRAEVPRSGFATPFRSGTVLDLARESLAIARSGLASRARLNEDGNDESFFLAPLEEAVARGTTAAEELVRLYDGPWQRSMRRVIEDLTY from the coding sequence GCTCGTCGCCTACATGAAGGCCGGCGAAAAGCCTGAAAGCGCCTTCCGCATCGGCACGGAGCACGAGAAGTTCGGCTACTACGCCGATGACCTCACCCCCGTGCCCTACGAGGGCGAACGCGGTATCGCAGCGCTCTTAGAAGGCATTCGAGGGCTTTCCGGTTGGGAGGCGATCACCGATGAGGGGCGCATCATCGGCCTCGCGGGTCCCTCCGGCGCCGGGGCGATCTCGCTGGAGCCGGGCGGCCAGTTCGAGCTTTCCGGCGCACCGCTCGAAACCATCCACGAAACCTGCCGCGAATCGAACGCCCATCTCGACGACGTGCGGCGCGTTGCCGGCGCGCTGGGCATCAAGTTCTTCGGCCTCGGGTCCAGCCCGGTCTGGACGATGGCCGAGACGCCGCGCATGCCGAAGTCGCGCTACGACATCATGGCGCGTTACATGCCGAAGGTCGGCACGCGCGGGCTCGACATGATGTTCCGCACTGCGACCATCCAGGTCAATCTCGACTTCTCGTCGGAAAGCGACATGGCCCGCAAGATGCGCATCGGTATGCGCCTCCAGCCTGTCGCATCGGCGCTCTTCGCCAATTCGCCTTTCACGGAAGGCAGGCCGAACGGGCTGGTTTCCTGGCGCTCCGACGTGTGGTCGGATGTCGACAACGCGCGCTCAGGCCTCCTGCGTTTCGCCTTCGAGCCGGGCTTCTCCTATCGCGACTATGTCGAATGGGCGCTCGACGTACCGATGTATTTCGTCATGCGCGAGGGTCGCTACGTCGAGGCGACGGACGTCACCTTCCGCCAGTTCCTCGACGGCGCGATGAAGGGCCGCATCGCTTCGCCTGCACCGACGATGGGCGACTGGATCAACCATCTGTCGACGCTGTTCCCGGACGTTCGCCTGAAGCGCTTCATCGAGATGCGCGGAGCGGACGGCGGCCCCTGGCGGCGCATCTGCGCGCTTCCCGCCTACTGGGTGGGCCTCCTCTACGACACGGCCGCACTCGAGGCCGTGGATGCGATGACCGCCGACTGGAGCTTCGAGGAAGTCGCGGCCCTGCGCGCCGAGGTGCCGCGCTCGGGCTTCGCAACGCCGTTCCGCTCGGGCACCGTTCTCGACCTCGCACGCGAGAGCCTGGCGATCGCGCGATCGGGCCTGGCCTCCCGAGCCCGCCTCAACGAGGACGGCAACGACGAGAGCTTCTTCCTTGCCCCCCTCGAGGAGGCGGTCGCACGCGGCACGACCGCGGCCGAGGAACTGGTGCGGCTTTATGACGGGCCGTGGCAGCGCTCCATGCGGCGCGTGATCGAAGATCTGACTTACTGA